The DNA segment TATTGTGAGCGAAAACTATCTTGGACCGATGTTTGATCACAGCCCAACCGAGGACCAACTCCGGCTGGCGGATACCGAAGTCTCAACCACTACTCGCCAATTTCTACAACGAATCCACGCTCAAATCCCTACTAACATCCGAATCGTCCTCTGTTTACCCGCCTGGCAGACTAGCTCTGGCCAACGCTTGCCTAGAGTCGTTGACGAAATTCCCAGATTAGGCTATACTTTGACGAAGTTTCGCCACGCTAGTGCCGACCAATTAGTCTATCTCAGACCAGGGCAGCACGTGGGCCGAAAAATACTAGTAATTACAAAGAGCCATGTCAAAGACTAAAGCCGGTGGATCAACTAAATTAGGGCGCGATAGCGCTGGCCAGCGCCTAGGCGTCAAACGCTACGGCGGCCAGAGCGTAGAAGCTGGTGCCATTTTGGTCCGCCAGCGCGGTACTCGCATCAAGGCCGGCACGGGTACGGCCGTTGGTCGCGACCAAACCATTTATGCTACCAAAGCCGGTCTAGTGACTTTTGCTCACAAAAATAAAGCCCACTTTACTGGCACT comes from the Candidatus Saccharimonadales bacterium genome and includes:
- the rpmA gene encoding 50S ribosomal protein L27 is translated as MSKTKAGGSTKLGRDSAGQRLGVKRYGGQSVEAGAILVRQRGTRIKAGTGTAVGRDQTIYATKAGLVTFAHKNKAHFTGTRQPATIVSVE